The following coding sequences are from one Halorubrum sp. BOL3-1 window:
- the mutS gene encoding DNA mismatch repair protein MutS — protein sequence MEPADRETVTGLPPGIAAARETLTPMLSQYADLCAAHGDALVLFRVGDFYEAFCEAAETVARVCEVTLTERSDSTGDYPMAGVPIDNAAPYLESLLDAGYRVALGDQVEDAEQASGLVDRAVTEVITPGTVVEDDLLDSGTTNYVAAVAESEETVGLAAVDVSTGECLVTSGDREAVAGELDRIAPAELIAGPGAPTFDPSDAERGWATHEYDADAFDRRTATGRLEPYLPAPERRFDADAELRAAGAVLAYAEYTQGDDGPLSYVTRIRRYDPRDRLRLDAAAQRSLELFENRGLGASDTLFDALDETSCALGRRCLERWLRRPLVEVDAIRSRHDAVGELADRSLAREGVADALATAYDLERLVSRVSRGRADARDLRSLHRTLAVVPEVKATLAGEAGEPTADGSADSSLPRTDHLRDLRGRLDELIGVRELIDDAVATDPPQEITEGGVICEGFDGDLDDLRATEREGREWVADLEAGERERTEIDSLSVGHNQVHGYYIEVTDANVDRVPDDYRRRQTLKNSERYVTPELKEREEAIVGAAERADALEYELFVDVRERVAAETERIQGLADALAELDALCSLATVAVERDYVRPELRADSGADGNSEAGDDANAGIAIEGGRHPVVERTEESFVPNDADLPRGSVAVITGPNMSGKSTYMRSVALAVVLAQTGSFVPAQAATLPVFDRLFTRVGASDDIAGGQSTFMREMSELTEILHDAGADSLVLLDEVGRGTATTDGRAIARAAAEFLHDELGATALFATHYHGLTDLADDRGRVFNLHFTATREDGDVTFLHRVVPGASSSSYGVEVAELAGVPGPVVERARDLVAAEEAERGEGADGPGGETPSGDEATAEDEPAAEDGPEGPSLREFLAEEASAGASGESDDADATAAGDAPPGVAAALRDLDLARMTPIEALNALHDLQSRVDDD from the coding sequence ATGGAACCGGCGGACCGAGAGACGGTCACGGGGTTACCGCCCGGGATCGCCGCGGCCCGCGAGACGCTCACGCCGATGCTCTCGCAGTACGCCGACCTCTGTGCCGCCCACGGGGACGCACTGGTGCTGTTCCGGGTCGGAGACTTCTACGAGGCGTTCTGCGAGGCGGCCGAGACCGTGGCGCGCGTCTGCGAGGTGACGCTGACGGAGCGGTCCGACTCCACCGGCGACTACCCGATGGCCGGGGTCCCCATCGACAACGCCGCGCCGTACCTAGAGTCGCTGCTCGACGCGGGCTACCGCGTCGCGCTCGGTGACCAGGTGGAGGACGCCGAGCAGGCGTCGGGCCTCGTCGACCGCGCCGTCACCGAGGTGATCACGCCCGGCACCGTCGTCGAGGACGACTTACTCGACAGTGGGACGACGAACTACGTCGCGGCCGTAGCCGAATCAGAGGAGACCGTCGGTCTCGCTGCCGTCGACGTCTCGACGGGAGAGTGTCTGGTCACGTCGGGCGACCGGGAAGCGGTCGCGGGCGAACTCGACCGGATCGCGCCGGCGGAGCTCATCGCGGGACCGGGCGCCCCGACCTTCGATCCGAGCGACGCGGAGCGCGGCTGGGCGACCCACGAGTACGACGCGGACGCCTTCGACAGACGGACCGCGACCGGGCGGCTGGAGCCGTACCTCCCGGCGCCCGAGCGCCGCTTCGACGCCGACGCCGAACTGCGCGCGGCGGGCGCGGTGCTCGCGTACGCCGAGTACACGCAGGGCGACGACGGCCCGCTCTCGTACGTGACGCGGATCCGACGATACGACCCCCGCGACCGGCTCCGGCTCGACGCGGCGGCCCAGCGGAGCCTAGAGCTGTTCGAGAACCGCGGGCTGGGCGCGAGCGACACGCTGTTCGACGCGCTCGACGAGACGAGCTGCGCGCTCGGGCGGCGCTGCCTAGAGCGCTGGCTCCGGCGTCCGCTCGTCGAGGTCGACGCGATCCGGAGCCGCCACGACGCGGTCGGTGAACTCGCGGACCGGAGCCTCGCCCGCGAGGGGGTCGCGGACGCGCTCGCGACCGCCTACGACCTCGAACGGCTGGTGAGCCGCGTCTCTCGCGGGCGCGCCGACGCCCGCGACCTGCGCTCGCTACACCGGACGCTCGCGGTCGTGCCGGAGGTGAAGGCGACGCTCGCCGGGGAAGCGGGAGAGCCGACCGCCGACGGGAGCGCCGACTCCTCGCTCCCCCGCACCGACCACCTCCGGGACCTCCGCGGGCGCCTGGATGAACTGATCGGGGTCCGCGAGCTGATCGACGACGCGGTCGCGACCGACCCGCCACAGGAGATCACCGAGGGCGGCGTGATCTGCGAGGGGTTCGACGGCGACCTCGACGACCTCCGCGCCACCGAGCGCGAGGGGCGCGAGTGGGTCGCGGACCTGGAGGCGGGCGAGCGGGAGCGAACCGAGATCGACTCGCTGTCGGTCGGTCACAACCAGGTCCACGGCTACTACATCGAGGTGACCGACGCCAACGTCGACCGCGTCCCCGACGACTACCGCCGCCGGCAGACGCTGAAGAACAGCGAGCGCTACGTCACCCCGGAGCTGAAGGAGCGCGAGGAGGCGATCGTCGGGGCCGCGGAGCGCGCGGACGCCCTGGAGTACGAGCTGTTCGTGGACGTTCGCGAGCGCGTCGCCGCCGAGACCGAGCGGATCCAGGGGCTCGCCGACGCGCTCGCGGAACTCGACGCGCTGTGTTCGCTCGCGACCGTCGCGGTCGAGCGCGACTACGTCCGCCCCGAGCTGCGGGCGGACTCCGGGGCGGACGGTAACTCCGAGGCGGGCGACGACGCGAACGCGGGGATCGCGATCGAGGGCGGGAGGCACCCGGTCGTCGAGCGGACCGAGGAGTCGTTCGTGCCGAACGACGCGGACCTCCCGCGCGGGTCGGTCGCGGTGATCACGGGACCGAACATGAGCGGCAAGTCGACGTACATGCGGTCGGTCGCGCTCGCGGTCGTGCTCGCGCAGACGGGGTCGTTCGTCCCCGCGCAGGCGGCGACGCTCCCGGTCTTCGACCGGCTGTTCACCCGGGTGGGCGCCTCCGACGACATCGCCGGCGGCCAGTCGACGTTCATGCGCGAGATGAGCGAGCTGACGGAGATACTCCACGACGCCGGCGCCGACTCGCTGGTCCTCTTAGACGAAGTCGGGCGGGGGACCGCCACCACCGACGGGCGCGCGATCGCCCGCGCGGCGGCTGAGTTCCTCCACGACGAACTGGGCGCGACCGCGCTGTTCGCGACCCACTACCACGGGCTCACGGACTTGGCCGACGACCGCGGGCGCGTCTTCAACCTCCACTTCACCGCCACCCGCGAGGACGGCGACGTCACCTTCCTCCACCGGGTCGTCCCCGGCGCCTCCTCGTCGTCGTACGGCGTCGAGGTCGCGGAGCTGGCGGGCGTCCCCGGACCGGTCGTCGAGCGCGCCCGCGACCTCGTCGCGGCCGAGGAGGCGGAGCGCGGCGAAGGCGCGGACGGTCCGGGCGGCGAGACCCCCTCGGGCGACGAGGCGACCGCCGAGGACGAACCGGCCGCGGAGGACGGTCCCGAGGGCCCGTCGCTCCGCGAGTTCCTCGCCGAGGAGGCGTCGGCGGGAGCGAGCGGGGAGTCCGACGACGCGGACGCGACCGCCGCGGGCGACGCGCCGCCGGGGGTCGCCGCGGCGCTCCGCGACCTCGACCTCGCGCGGATGACGCCGATCGAGGCGCTGAACGCGCTCCACGACCTCCAGTCGCGGGTCGACGATGACTGA
- a CDS encoding J domain-containing protein, translating into MTNRTIVVGLAGTFVGMTALLVIGGIVLHPIALALAVPFGAVSYFLWYHASGRLRDQARRSTERAGPTERERARQRARAEANRERAYRAAGAADGGRGPGPEAGAGPHGARGPSGPGASGSRDPRDRAPSTDRMTERQAYETLGLDRTADGETVRRTYRERAKRLHPDGEDGDEDDFKRLNEAYEVLTD; encoded by the coding sequence GTGACGAACCGAACGATCGTCGTGGGCCTCGCCGGGACGTTCGTCGGGATGACGGCGCTCCTCGTGATCGGCGGGATCGTCCTCCACCCGATCGCGTTGGCGCTCGCGGTGCCGTTCGGCGCGGTCTCGTACTTCCTCTGGTACCACGCCAGCGGACGGCTCCGCGATCAGGCACGGCGGTCGACCGAGCGGGCGGGACCGACGGAGCGCGAGCGGGCCAGACAGCGCGCCCGCGCCGAGGCCAACCGAGAGCGCGCGTACCGCGCCGCCGGTGCCGCCGACGGCGGTCGCGGGCCGGGGCCGGAGGCAGGAGCCGGGCCACACGGCGCCCGCGGACCGAGCGGCCCCGGCGCGTCCGGGTCGAGAGACCCTCGCGACCGCGCGCCGTCGACCGACCGGATGACCGAGCGCCAGGCGTACGAGACGCTCGGTCTCGACCGCACGGCCGACGGCGAGACGGTGCGCCGGACGTACCGCGAGCGCGCGAAGCGGCTCCACCCGGACGGCGAGGACGGCGACGAGGATGACTTCAAGCGGCTCAACGAAGCGTACGAGGTGCTGACGGACTGA
- a CDS encoding molybdenum cofactor guanylyltransferase, whose amino-acid sequence MTTGAILAGGRSTRFDDADKAVAPVGGVPMIRRVADRLAGTDDPVPPGADRASGGDPVVDELVVNCRPDQREAIGEALSGVPLPVRWAIDREPDRGPLAGIGNACRAAADPYAVVVACDMPFVDPDFVAALRERAAEAATEAVVPRLDDRWYQTTQAVYATGPAANACERALDRGDRKVLALVDRLDAVVVDDEAIRSLTTDRTFTNVNTRSELDEAERAVAAAVDAD is encoded by the coding sequence GTGACCACCGGAGCCATCCTCGCCGGCGGGCGCTCAACGCGCTTCGACGACGCGGACAAAGCCGTCGCGCCGGTCGGCGGCGTGCCCATGATCCGGCGCGTCGCGGACCGGCTCGCAGGGACGGACGACCCGGTTCCGCCCGGCGCCGACCGTGCGAGCGGCGGCGACCCCGTCGTCGACGAACTCGTCGTCAACTGCCGCCCCGACCAGCGCGAGGCGATCGGCGAAGCGCTGTCGGGGGTCCCGCTCCCCGTCCGCTGGGCGATAGACCGCGAGCCGGACCGCGGGCCGCTGGCGGGGATCGGGAACGCCTGCCGGGCGGCCGCCGACCCGTACGCCGTCGTCGTCGCCTGCGACATGCCGTTCGTCGACCCCGACTTCGTCGCGGCGCTTCGCGAGAGGGCTGCTGAGGCGGCGACCGAGGCGGTCGTCCCGCGGCTCGACGACCGCTGGTATCAGACGACGCAGGCGGTGTACGCGACCGGTCCGGCCGCGAACGCCTGCGAGCGCGCACTCGACCGCGGCGACCGGAAAGTGCTCGCGCTGGTGGACCGACTGGACGCGGTCGTCGTCGACGACGAGGCGATCCGGTCGCTGACGACCGACCGCACCTTCACGAACGTCAACACGCGGTCCGAACTCGACGAGGCGGAGCGGGCGGTCGCCGCCGCGGTCGACGCGGACTGA
- the pdxS gene encoding pyridoxal 5'-phosphate synthase lyase subunit PdxS: MPEATDLEELKRGTELVKRGFAQMQKGGVIMDVVNREQARIAEDAGAVAVMVLEHVPADIRKRGGVARMPDPERVPEIIDEVSIPVMGKSRIGHRKEAEILEALGVDMIDESEVLTPADDEYHTDKRDFTSPFVCGARNLPEALRRIREGAAMIRTKGEAGTGDVNQAVKHQRTIKNQIRTLTGLNHEEREKWAREHEAPRDLAHETAEAERLPVVNFAAGGIATPADAALMMYHGCDGIFVGSGVFGAEDPAAMGTSIVEAVNNWDDPEELTRIASGSGKGMKGQSNEDMAEEEKLQGRGV, encoded by the coding sequence ATGCCAGAGGCAACGGATCTGGAAGAGTTGAAGCGGGGGACCGAGCTGGTCAAGCGCGGCTTCGCGCAGATGCAGAAGGGCGGCGTCATCATGGACGTCGTCAACCGCGAGCAGGCTCGGATCGCGGAGGACGCCGGCGCGGTCGCCGTGATGGTTCTCGAACACGTCCCGGCGGACATCCGCAAGCGCGGCGGCGTCGCGCGGATGCCCGACCCGGAGCGCGTCCCCGAGATCATCGACGAGGTCTCGATTCCGGTGATGGGGAAATCGCGGATCGGGCACCGCAAGGAGGCGGAGATCCTGGAGGCGCTCGGCGTCGACATGATCGACGAGTCGGAGGTCCTCACGCCCGCAGACGACGAGTACCACACCGACAAGCGCGACTTCACCTCTCCGTTCGTCTGCGGCGCCCGGAACCTCCCCGAGGCGCTCCGCCGCATCCGCGAGGGCGCGGCGATGATCCGGACGAAGGGCGAGGCCGGCACCGGCGACGTGAACCAGGCCGTCAAACACCAGCGGACGATCAAAAACCAGATCCGGACCCTCACCGGTCTCAACCACGAGGAGCGCGAGAAGTGGGCGCGCGAACACGAGGCCCCCCGCGACCTCGCCCACGAGACCGCCGAGGCCGAGCGGCTCCCGGTCGTCAACTTCGCGGCCGGCGGCATCGCGACGCCCGCTGACGCCGCGCTGATGATGTACCACGGGTGCGACGGCATCTTCGTCGGCTCCGGCGTCTTCGGCGCGGAGGACCCCGCTGCGATGGGCACGTCCATCGTCGAGGCCGTCAACAACTGGGACGACCCCGAGGAACTCACCCGAATCGCGAGCGGTAGCGGTAAGGGGATGAAGGGCCAGTCTAACGAGGACATGGCCGAAGAAGAGAAGCTTCAGGGCCGCGGCGTATAA
- a CDS encoding ABC transporter permease, with amino-acid sequence MSDGDRRSGTSDGDRKANALSGWLRGWRPAVSIASRNLRRNRVRTVLAVLGVCIGVLAVAALGIFGNVLALGADDAIGDIGTQVVVSPNADAGVESLSDADVASIRRAVDGTVGGGAAVVPLYSDSATVARQGDQTFATAYGVEEPALAYEAAEGRLPERHRKGAILGAGIAADLGAGAGDTVEIAGSQVRVIAVLVESQTFSPVAPDDAVFLPESAFSADGYAQALVVSDSGEQARAAADAIREEVNTRQDRVELFELAAIVDEINGFFSLLSTFLLGLGAISLVVAGVSILNVMLMSTVERRQEIGVMRAVGVARRDVLRVLLAEAGLIGAIGAAAGTLLTVLLVAGLVVAADEVDAALALDPTNAYYLLLALGFGVGVGIVSGAYPAWKAANERPVEALRS; translated from the coding sequence ATGAGCGACGGCGACCGGAGGAGCGGGACGAGCGACGGCGACCGGAAAGCAAACGCCCTCTCCGGCTGGCTCCGCGGGTGGCGCCCCGCGGTGTCGATAGCGTCGCGGAACCTCCGCCGGAACCGAGTTCGGACGGTGTTAGCGGTGTTGGGCGTCTGTATCGGCGTGCTCGCGGTCGCGGCGCTCGGCATCTTCGGGAACGTGCTCGCGCTCGGCGCCGACGACGCCATCGGCGACATCGGGACGCAGGTCGTCGTCTCTCCGAACGCCGACGCCGGCGTGGAGTCGCTGTCGGACGCGGACGTCGCGTCGATCCGACGGGCGGTCGACGGGACGGTGGGCGGCGGGGCGGCGGTCGTGCCACTGTACTCCGACAGCGCCACCGTCGCGCGACAGGGCGACCAGACCTTCGCGACGGCGTACGGGGTCGAGGAGCCGGCGCTCGCGTACGAGGCCGCGGAGGGTCGTCTACCCGAGCGCCACAGGAAGGGGGCGATACTCGGCGCGGGCATCGCCGCGGACCTCGGGGCCGGCGCGGGCGACACCGTCGAGATCGCCGGCTCGCAGGTGCGGGTGATCGCGGTGTTGGTCGAGAGCCAGACGTTCAGTCCGGTCGCGCCCGACGACGCCGTCTTCCTCCCGGAGTCGGCGTTCTCGGCCGACGGGTACGCGCAGGCGCTCGTCGTCTCCGACTCCGGCGAGCAGGCCCGGGCCGCGGCCGACGCCATCCGCGAGGAAGTGAACACGAGGCAAGACCGGGTGGAGCTGTTCGAGTTGGCCGCCATCGTCGACGAGATCAACGGGTTCTTCAGTCTTCTCTCGACGTTCCTGCTCGGGCTCGGCGCCATCTCGCTGGTCGTCGCCGGCGTCTCGATCCTCAACGTGATGCTGATGAGTACCGTCGAGCGCAGACAGGAGATCGGGGTGATGCGCGCGGTGGGGGTCGCCCGCCGCGACGTGTTGCGCGTCCTGCTCGCCGAGGCCGGACTCATCGGCGCCATCGGCGCCGCGGCCGGCACGCTGCTCACCGTCCTGCTCGTCGCCGGCCTCGTGGTCGCGGCCGACGAGGTCGACGCCGCGCTCGCACTCGACCCGACGAACGCCTACTACCTCTTGCTCGCCCTCGGGTTCGGGGTCGGCGTCGGGATCGTCAGCGGCGCGTACCCCGCGTGGAAGGCGGCCAACGAACGCCCGGTCGAAGCGTTGCGGAGCTGA
- a CDS encoding ABC transporter ATP-binding protein — MSGNASNDVGTADASNDVGTADASNGDGTPVERPAVDDRPRDERGVALRGVVKRYPSGGGEPVVALDDVDFAVRPGEFVAVVGPSGSGKSTLLNVLGLLDDPTAGQRLLDGTDVTDLSVAERTAARKESIGFVFQDFHLLPTLSAVENVAMPTAFDPGDASDRAATLLSRFGLGDRLDHEPSELSGGQKQRVAIARSLVNEPAVLLADEPTGNLDTETGEAILAEFERVKREGVAVVAVTHDPLVEGYADRVVDLTDGVLTGGLPGDGDEPEPTSERSVAGGDR, encoded by the coding sequence GTGAGCGGGAACGCCTCGAACGACGTCGGGACCGCCGACGCGTCGAACGACGTCGGGACCGCCGACGCGTCGAACGGGGACGGCACGCCGGTCGAGCGGCCCGCGGTCGACGACCGCCCGCGCGACGAGCGCGGCGTCGCGCTCCGGGGCGTCGTCAAGCGGTATCCGAGCGGGGGCGGCGAGCCGGTCGTCGCGCTCGACGACGTCGACTTCGCGGTCCGCCCCGGGGAGTTCGTCGCGGTGGTCGGTCCCAGCGGTTCCGGGAAGTCGACGCTACTGAACGTGTTGGGGCTGCTCGACGACCCGACCGCGGGGCAGCGGCTGCTCGACGGCACCGACGTGACGGACCTCTCGGTGGCCGAGCGCACCGCGGCGCGCAAGGAGTCGATCGGGTTCGTCTTCCAAGACTTCCACCTGCTGCCGACGCTCTCCGCCGTCGAGAACGTCGCGATGCCGACCGCGTTCGACCCCGGGGACGCGAGCGACCGGGCCGCGACCCTCCTCTCGCGGTTCGGACTCGGCGACCGACTCGACCACGAGCCGAGCGAGCTCTCCGGCGGGCAGAAGCAGCGCGTCGCCATCGCCCGCTCGCTCGTCAACGAGCCGGCCGTGCTGCTCGCGGATGAGCCGACGGGGAACCTCGACACGGAGACCGGCGAGGCGATCCTGGCCGAGTTCGAGCGCGTGAAACGCGAGGGCGTCGCCGTCGTCGCGGTCACGCACGACCCGCTCGTCGAGGGGTACGCCGACCGCGTCGTCGACCTCACCGACGGGGTGTTGACCGGCGGGCTGCCCGGCGACGGCGACGAGCCGGAGCCGACGAGCGAACGGTCGGTCGCCGGTGGTGACCGATGA
- a CDS encoding CARDB domain-containing protein — translation MTLTRTTAALLAALTILAAVGGAFAAGGAAAVPDARITVGEVGVSPSDPVVGERTALNVTVSNSGGSAAAANVTEIRVRDADGEVLDSASGVGALSAGDSLDATLWTTFDEPGERRLTVEAVANQSTSGEFVTVARDTVIEVRPTEVSLDLRTRALDPEDLQSDDDSESPTADLGVGGIQGIFGGGGGLDTGDGGQGEASPPVANSPVEVTVVNTGTTTADRVDLRAVGTAIEGGGDGETSDGDGDAEETVSVGPFVVEDVAPGEERRVIVDLGPLDRRSAVTVTAAFRADTDVRNDRGADRTAESTVTYPVREATPTVTDATVREGADGAVVVDANLGNVGDGELTGAVVSVGDAPGVEPTPAGGEYFVGSLSGSDFVGFELEATTNASVAEEIPIRVAYTERGVRYAETLTVAAPEPDDESDAGVALGRIGAGGLGSAGALASALVGLSAAVGVAVRSGRVGGSTDRRRDGPAP, via the coding sequence TTGACTCTTACACGAACTACAGCCGCGCTGCTGGCCGCGCTGACGATTCTGGCGGCCGTCGGCGGGGCGTTCGCGGCCGGCGGGGCGGCGGCGGTACCGGACGCGCGGATCACCGTCGGGGAGGTCGGAGTCTCTCCGAGCGATCCGGTCGTCGGCGAGCGGACGGCGCTGAACGTCACGGTCTCGAACTCCGGCGGCAGCGCCGCGGCGGCGAACGTCACAGAGATCCGCGTTCGCGACGCCGACGGCGAGGTGCTCGACAGCGCCTCCGGCGTCGGCGCCCTCTCCGCGGGCGACTCGCTCGACGCGACGCTGTGGACGACGTTCGACGAGCCGGGCGAGCGGCGGCTCACCGTCGAGGCCGTCGCGAACCAGTCGACGAGCGGCGAGTTCGTGACTGTCGCCCGCGACACCGTGATCGAGGTGCGGCCGACCGAGGTGTCGCTCGACCTGCGGACCCGCGCGCTCGACCCCGAAGACCTCCAGTCGGACGACGACAGCGAGAGCCCGACCGCCGACCTCGGCGTCGGCGGCATCCAGGGCATCTTCGGCGGCGGCGGCGGACTCGACACGGGCGACGGCGGCCAGGGGGAGGCGTCGCCGCCGGTCGCGAACTCGCCGGTCGAGGTGACCGTGGTGAACACCGGCACGACGACCGCCGACCGCGTCGACCTCCGCGCCGTCGGGACCGCGATCGAGGGCGGCGGCGACGGCGAGACGAGTGACGGCGACGGGGACGCCGAGGAGACCGTCTCCGTCGGCCCGTTCGTCGTCGAGGACGTGGCGCCGGGCGAGGAGCGGCGGGTGATCGTCGACCTCGGGCCCCTCGACCGCCGCTCGGCGGTGACGGTCACCGCGGCGTTCCGAGCCGACACGGACGTGCGCAACGACCGCGGGGCGGACCGCACCGCGGAGTCGACGGTGACGTACCCGGTCCGCGAGGCGACGCCGACCGTGACCGACGCGACGGTCCGCGAGGGTGCGGACGGCGCGGTCGTCGTCGACGCCAACCTCGGGAACGTCGGCGACGGGGAGCTGACGGGCGCGGTCGTCTCCGTCGGCGACGCGCCCGGCGTCGAGCCGACCCCCGCCGGCGGCGAGTACTTCGTCGGGTCGCTCTCCGGGAGCGACTTCGTCGGCTTCGAGCTCGAAGCGACGACGAACGCCTCCGTGGCGGAGGAGATCCCGATCCGCGTCGCCTACACCGAGCGCGGCGTCCGGTACGCGGAGACGCTGACGGTGGCGGCACCCGAGCCGGACGACGAGAGCGACGCCGGCGTCGCGCTCGGCCGGATCGGCGCTGGCGGGCTCGGGTCGGCGGGCGCACTCGCGAGCGCGCTCGTCGGTCTCTCCGCGGCGGTCGGCGTCGCGGTCAGGAGCGGGCGCGTCGGCGGGTCGACGGACCGGCGACGCGACGGGCCGGCGCCGTGA
- the psmA gene encoding archaeal proteasome endopeptidase complex subunit alpha, whose protein sequence is MMGGNDQQAYDRGTSLFSPDGRIYQVEYAREAVSRGAPSVGVRTTDGVVFVAMSRPSSSLMEAESIEKLHKLDDHLGTASAGHVADARQLIDLARRQSQGNRLRYGEPVGVETLTKFVTDHIQENTQRGGTRPYGAALLIGGIDDGEPRLFAADPSGTPNEWKATVIGGGRQEIQGHLEDEWRDDLTLEEGIELAVAALAAHDDEFEPSDLAVATVTEADGFRTIPVEEVVTAFEAAGLDDDEAADDADEDADSEAADDAESNADDVDEE, encoded by the coding sequence ATGATGGGCGGTAACGACCAGCAGGCGTACGACCGCGGCACGTCGCTGTTCTCGCCGGACGGTCGGATCTACCAGGTGGAGTACGCCCGCGAGGCGGTCTCTCGCGGCGCGCCGAGCGTCGGCGTCCGGACGACCGACGGCGTCGTCTTCGTCGCGATGTCTCGGCCCTCCTCGTCGCTGATGGAGGCCGAGAGCATCGAGAAGCTCCACAAGCTCGATGACCACCTCGGCACCGCGAGCGCGGGCCACGTGGCCGACGCCCGCCAGCTCATCGACTTAGCCCGGCGCCAGTCGCAGGGGAACCGCCTCCGCTACGGCGAGCCGGTTGGCGTCGAGACGCTGACGAAGTTCGTCACCGACCACATCCAGGAGAACACCCAGCGCGGCGGCACGCGGCCGTACGGCGCAGCCCTCCTGATCGGCGGCATCGACGACGGCGAGCCGCGACTGTTCGCGGCCGACCCCTCGGGGACGCCCAACGAGTGGAAGGCGACCGTCATCGGCGGCGGCCGCCAAGAGATCCAGGGCCACCTCGAAGACGAGTGGCGCGACGACCTCACGCTGGAGGAGGGAATCGAGCTCGCCGTCGCGGCGCTGGCCGCTCACGACGACGAGTTCGAGCCGTCCGACCTCGCCGTCGCGACCGTGACGGAGGCAGACGGCTTCCGGACGATCCCCGTTGAGGAGGTCGTGACCGCGTTCGAGGCCGCCGGTCTCGACGACGACGAGGCGGCGGACGACGCAGACGAGGACGCTGACAGCGAGGCGGCGGACGACGCCGAGTCCAACGCGGACGACGTCGACGAGGAGTAA
- a CDS encoding helix-turn-helix domain-containing protein, producing MPDSMSEQLQRDMECEGLLECFHGLKQLDKDCYRTLVAADEPLTIDEMAERVDRERSTAYRAVQRLLKAGFIQKEQINYEQGGYYHVYRPTDPSQVADDMQRMLNDWYAKMGQLIGEFEEKYDRSERALAGN from the coding sequence ATGCCAGATTCGATGTCCGAACAGCTCCAACGAGACATGGAGTGTGAGGGGTTACTCGAGTGTTTCCACGGTCTGAAGCAGTTGGACAAGGACTGCTACCGGACGCTCGTTGCGGCCGACGAGCCGCTCACGATCGACGAGATGGCCGAGCGCGTCGACCGCGAGCGCTCGACCGCCTACCGCGCGGTCCAGCGACTCCTGAAGGCCGGCTTCATCCAGAAAGAGCAGATCAACTACGAGCAGGGGGGATACTATCACGTGTACAGGCCGACGGACCCGTCGCAGGTCGCCGACGACATGCAGCGCATGCTCAATGACTGGTACGCAAAGATGGGCCAGCTCATCGGGGAGTTCGAAGAGAAGTACGACCGCTCTGAACGCGCCCTGGCCGGAAACTGA
- a CDS encoding acetamidase/formamidase family protein has translation MPRQVVSHRDGHVYEFGPEMDPVYEAADGEPLTIETRDSLNGAIQSDDDLLDAIPDEVNAATGPIAVAGASPGDLLAVEIEDVRVAEDRGRVLTAPGFGLRQDDPEIDRPATRITEVDRDDAGGSEIGGGGRIDFEGIDVPIEPVIGTIGVATGGETVSTLTPDDHGGNLDTTDVTGGTTVYFPTFQEGPMLAMGDAKAAMADGKMCGTGAEIATEVDVTVSVIADPVVPLSRAVVDTGDAVKTLASAETLEAAVELANGDMLDLLAYNHGFSHTEAYLFSSLVGGLEVSQVVDPQVTARNAVPSEYLSLPF, from the coding sequence ATGCCACGCCAAGTCGTCTCACACCGCGACGGTCACGTCTACGAGTTCGGTCCCGAGATGGATCCGGTCTACGAGGCCGCCGACGGCGAGCCGCTGACGATCGAGACGAGAGACAGCCTGAACGGCGCGATACAGAGCGACGACGACCTGCTCGACGCGATTCCGGACGAGGTCAACGCCGCGACCGGTCCGATCGCGGTGGCGGGCGCGAGTCCCGGCGACCTGCTCGCGGTCGAGATCGAGGACGTGCGCGTTGCCGAGGACCGCGGCCGAGTGCTCACCGCACCCGGGTTCGGCCTCCGTCAGGACGACCCGGAGATCGACCGCCCGGCGACGCGGATCACCGAGGTCGACCGCGACGACGCGGGCGGCTCCGAGATCGGGGGCGGCGGACGGATCGACTTCGAGGGGATCGACGTGCCGATCGAGCCGGTGATCGGGACGATCGGCGTCGCCACGGGCGGCGAGACGGTCTCGACGCTCACGCCCGACGACCACGGCGGGAACCTCGACACGACCGACGTGACCGGCGGGACGACCGTCTACTTCCCAACTTTTCAGGAGGGTCCGATGCTGGCGATGGGGGACGCGAAGGCCGCGATGGCCGACGGCAAGATGTGCGGGACGGGCGCCGAGATCGCCACCGAGGTCGACGTGACCGTGTCGGTGATCGCCGACCCGGTGGTGCCGCTCTCGCGGGCCGTCGTCGACACCGGCGACGCGGTCAAGACGCTCGCGAGCGCCGAGACGCTGGAGGCGGCCGTCGAACTGGCGAACGGCGACATGCTGGACCTGCTGGCGTACAACCACGGCTTCTCGCACACCGAGGCGTACCTCTTTTCGAGCCTCGTCGGCGGGTTGGAGGTCAGTCAGGTGGTCGACCCACAGGTGACAGCGCGAAACGCGGTGCCGAGCGAGTACCTCTCGCTGCCGTTCTGA